The DNA sequence GGGCGCTGATCTGAGGGAGGAACGATGCGACATTTTGTTTACGGCGCGGCCGTGGTGCTGGGTCTGGCGATGCCTGCGATGGCCGAATACCCCGAACGCGACATCCAGGGCATCATCCAGTGGGGTGCCGGCGGGTCGACCGACACGGTCAGCCGTTCTGTGACGCCGCATGCCGAGGAGATCCTGGGCGCCAAGGTGATCCTGCAGAACGTGACCGGCGGGGTCGGGGCCATCGGCCTGAACCAGGCAGACCGCGCGGATGCCGACGGCTATACCCTGCTGTTCGGGGCCGAGAACCCCTTGCTCTACAAGGTCATGGGTCTGGGAGAGAAGGACTATTCGGACTTCGTGCCGATCAACGTCATCGCGCGCGGCATCCCCATCCTGGTCGCCCAGCCCGATGCGCCCTTCGACACCTTCCCCGAGATGATCGCCTATATCAACGAGAACCCGGGAGAGGTCCGTTTCGGTTCGACCGGGCCGGGCGGCCTGCCGTCGGTGGTCACGGCGATGATCAACGACAAGACCCCGATCGAGGTGACCGCCGTGCCCTATGACGGCGACGGCCCGGCGCTGACCGCGCTGCAGGGCGGGGCGATCGACGTGATGCCCGCCGTGCTGGGCGCCGCGCTGGAGCCGGTGCGGGCCGGCAACCTCAAGGCCATCGCGATCTTCGACACCGAGGGCGTGCCGCAGCTGCCCGACGTCCCGGCGATCACCGACACGAACCCGGAATTCGCCGACCTGCTGCCCTGGGGTCCGTTCTTCGGCATCTTCGTCAAGGCGGGCACCCCCGACGACATCGTGGCCAAGCTGACCGACGCCTATGGCCAGGCCACGCAGAACGCCGACTTCCTGTCGATGATGGAGGGACGCGGCTTCCGCATGCTGTCGCTGACCGGCGCCGAAGCCCAGGAGTTCCTGGACGGCTGGCAGAGCCAGACCGCCTGGATCCTGTACGACGCCGAGATCGCGAAGAACTCGCCCGAGGATTTCGGCATCAGCCGTCCCTGATCCTGCCCGATCATCCGCCGCCCCGTCTGACCGGGGCGGCATCCCAAGGTCCGCGCAAGTCACAGGTCCGACGGAGGGACCCATCCATGGAACCGACCCCCAAACGTCGTCCGGGCGAACTTGTCTTCAACATCGCCGTCATGCTGGCCAGCTTCGGCCTGCTCTATTCCGCCTACGGCATCTCGGGCTTCGAGGCGCTTTCGGCCCCCGGCGCGGTGCCGATGGCCACCACCGCGATCATGGCGGTCTGCGCGATCATCATCCTGGTCCAGACGCTGCGCAAGGGCACGGGCGGCGGGCAGACCGTGGCCGCCGACATCCTGCCGCTGATCGTGATCGTGACCATCGCGATGATCGCCGCTTATGCGGTGCTGCTGCGGCCGCTTGGCTTCCTGCCGACCTCGGTGCTGTTCCTGCTGGTCATGATCCGCTTTCTGTCGCGGCGCGGATGGGGCTTCTGCCTGGTCGTGTCGGTGGGCACCGTCTTCGTGATCTGGATCATCTTCCGCCTGATCTTCGCCGTCCTGATGCCCCAGGGCATCATCCCCGAGGGACGCATCGTCTCTGCCATCACGTCGCTGTTCTGAGGGCGCATCATGGACATCCTGTCGAACCTGCTGATCCCGATCGTCAATCTTGACCTGCTGATGCTGATCGCCGTGGGGACCTTCGCGGGCATCTATGTCGGCGCGATCCCCGGCCTGTCGGTGACGATGGCCGTGTCGATCCTGATCTCGTTCACCTTCTCATGGGAGGTCTATCCGGCGCTGGCGCTGATGATCGGCATCTACATGGGCGGGGTCTATGGCGGATCGCGCACCGCGATCCTGCTGAACATTCCCGGCGCACCATCGGCCATCGCCACCGCCCTGGACGGATTTCCCATGGCCCAGCAGGGCCGCGCCGGAGAGGCGATCGGCATCGTGACCGTGGTCTCGTTCATCGGCGGCTTCATCGGCATCTTCGCCCTGGGCGCCTTTGCCCCGCTGCTGTCGGATTTCGCCATCGGGTTCCAGCCGCGCGACTTCATGCTGCTGGCGATCATGGGCATCCTGCTGGTCGGATCGCTGTCGGGCGACAGCCTGGTCAAGGGCATCTTCGCGGGCGCCCTGGGCATCGGCGTGGGCGCGGTGGGCATGGACCCGCTGACCATCCAGGACCGGTTCGTCTTCGGCATCTCGGAACTGCGGGGCGGGATCTCGTTCGTGGCGGTGATGATCGGCCTTTTCGGCGTGTCCGAGGCGTTGATCCAGCTGCACAGCATCCACACCCCGGCCGTGCGCCAGAAGATCACCGGCATCATCCCCAGCTGGTCCAAGGTGCGTCGGCACCTGCCGCTTGGCCTGCAGACCTCGACCATCGGCACGGTCGTGGGGGCCCTGCCGGGCACCGGCGGCGACATCGCCGCGCTGATGGCCTATGACCACGCCAAGCGCGTCACCCGCAACCCCGAGACCCCCTTCGGCAAGGGCGCCATCGAAGGGCTGGTCGCCCCCGAGTCCGCCAACAATGCCGCCGTGGGCGGGGCGTTCATCCCCATGCTGACGCTTGGCATCCCGGGCGACGCGGTCACCGCGATCATGATCGGCGCGCTGTTCATCCACGGCCTGAACCCCGGCCCGATGCTGATGATCGAACAGCCAGACATGTTCTGGTTCATCGTCAGCTCGCTGGCGCTGGCCAACGTGTTCATGCTGATCTTCGGCCTGACCGGGATCCGCCTGTTCGTGCGCATCGTCGAACTGCCGCGCACGGTCCTGCTGCCGGTCATCATGGTGCTGTCGATCGTCGGCGCCTATGCGGTCAACAACAGCCTGACGGATGTCTACTGGATGCTGGGCTTCGGCGTGCTGGGCTATTTCATGCGGCTTTACGGCTATCCACTGGCGCCGATCATCCTGGGGGTGATCCTGTCGCGGCTTCTGGACGACAACTGGCGCCGGGCCATCATCAGCGAGCGCGAGGATTTCGGCGCGATGATGATGGGCATCTTCACCAGCCCGCTGTCGCTGTGCCTGTTCCTGGCGGTCGTGATGATCCTTGTCACCAACACGCCGTGGTGGGCCCGGCGGCGCGCCCGCAAGGCCTGAGCAATGAAAGACCTGACCATGACCGACACGATCCTGCTGGGCCTGATCGGCGACAACATCGCGGCCTCGCAGTCGCCCCGTCTGCACCGTCTGGCGGGCCTGCAGAACGGGCGCCGGGTGCGCTATGACAGCCTGATCCCCGCGGTCGAGGGGCTGGACTTCGACGCCCTGTTCGCCCGCTGCGCGGCGGGGGGCTATCGCGGCATTAACGTCACTTATCCCTACAAGGAGGTCGTGGCGGGCCGGCTGCGCATCGACGATCCGCTGGTCAGGGCGATCGGGGCCTGCAACACGGTGCTGTTCGACCCGGAGGGGCCGCGCGGCTTCAACACCGACTATTCCGGCTTTGTCGCGGCCTATCGGCGCGTGCGGGGCGAGCGGGCGCCGGGGGCCGTGCTGATGATCGGCGCGGGCGGTGTGGGGCGCGCGGTGGCCTTCGGCCTGATCGCCTTGGGCGCAACCGAGATCCGGCTGGCCGATCGCGACGCGGCCAAGGCCGACGGCCTGGCCGATGCGCTGCGCCGCGCCGCGCCGGGGCTGGTCGTGCGGACCGGCACCGATGCGGCGGCGCTGGCGCCCGGCGCGCAGGGGCTGATCAACTGCACCCCCGTCGGCATGGTCGGCTATGGCGGCACGCCCTTGCCCGCCGATCTGATGATGGGGGCGGAGTGGGTCTTCGACGCGGTCTATACCCCGGTCGACACGCCGTTCCTGCGCGATGCGGGTGCGGCGGGTCTGGACGTCATCTCGGGATACGAGCTGTTCGTGGGGCAGGGCGTGGATGCCTGGGCCATCTTCACCGGCTTGCCCTTGGAAGAGGTGCGCCTGCGCGACGATCTGGCGGCCGGGCGGGACGCGCCATGAAGACCTCGATCGCCACCGTGTCGCTGTCGGGCAGCCTGACCGCCAAGCTGGCCGCCATCGCCGAGGCCGGGTTCGACGGCATCGAGATCTTCGAGCAGGATTTCCTGGCCTCGGACTTCACCCCGGCCGAGGTCGGGCGCATGGTCCGCGATCACGGGCTGGAGATCACGCTGTTCCAGCCCTTCCGCGACTTCGAGGGCCTGCCCGAACCGCATCGCAGCCGCGCACTGGCCCGGGCCGAACGCAAGTTCGACCTGATGAACCAGCTGGGCACCGACCTGATGCTGGTCTGCTCGACCGTCCATCCGGCGGCCATCGGCGGCATCGATCGCATGGCGCGCGATTTCCGCGACCTGGGCGATCTGGCGGCCCGCCACGGCATCCGCGTGGGCTTCGAGGCGCTGTGCTGGGGCCGCTTCGTGAACGACCACCGCGACGCCTGGGAGGTGGTACGCCGCGCCGACCACCCGAATGTCGGCCTGATCCTGGACAGTTTCCACACGCTGGCACGCCGGATCGACCCGGCCTCCATCCGGGCCATTCCCGGCGACCGGATCTTCTTCGTGCAGCTGGCCGATGCGCCGGCCATTGACATGGACCTGCTGTACTGGTCGCGGCATTATCGCAACATGCCGGGCGAGGGCGATCTGGACGTGACCAGCTTCATGCAGGCGGTCGCGGCGACGGGCTATGCCGGACCGCTGAGCCTTGAGATCTTCAACGACCAGTTCCGGTCGGGCCTGCCGCGCATGGTGGCCAAGGACGGGCATCGCAGCCTGATCGCGCTGATGGATCAGGTGCGGCGTGTCGAACCGGCCGCCGCCCCCGACCTGCCGCGCTTTCCCGCCCCGGCCCCGGTCGAGCGGATCGAATACATCGAATTCGCCACCAGCGCGGCCGAGGCCCCCGCGCTGGAGACGCTGCTGTCCAGCCTTGGCTTTGCGGCAGGGGGGCGCCATGTCTCCAAGCCGGTGACGGTCTGGCGTCAGGGCGGCGTGAACGTGCTGGTCAATTCCGACCCCTCGGGCTTTGCCCACAGCGCGTACGTGACCCACGGGACGACCGTGTCGGAAATCGCGCTGATGGTCCCCGATGCCCGCGCCGCGTATCAGCGCGCGACCGCGCTTCTGGCGCGGCCGCTGGTCCAAGAGACGCCGCCGGGACAGCTGGCGATTCCCGCGATCCGGGGCGTCAGCGGAAACGTGATCCGCCTGCTGGATGCCACGTCGGACCTGGCGGGCATCTGGCAGGTCGATTTCCGCGCGACGCCCGCGCAGGCCGGGGCCGGGATCACCGGGATCGACCACATCGGCCAGACCATGGCCTATGACGAGATGCTCAGCTGGTCGCTGTTCTACACGTCGATCTTCGACGCGCAGAAGGCGCCCATGGTCGATGTCGTGGACCCCGACGGGCTGGTGCGCAGCCGGGCGGTCCGGTCGGGCGGGCTGCGGGTGACGCTGAACGGGGCCGATGCGCGCCATACCCTGGCCGGCCGGTTCATCGAGGACAGCTTCGGCGCCTCGGTCCAGCATGTGGCCTTTGCCAGCGACGACCTGTTCGCCACCGCCGCCGCCTTGGCAGAACGCGGTTTCGCCACGCTGCGGATCGGCGCCAACTACTATGACGACATCCAGGCCCGGTTCGGGCTGGATCAGGGCTTCGTCGACAGGATGCAGGCGGCATCGATCATGTATGACGAGGATGAGGGCGGACAGTTCTTCCAGCTGTACAGCGAACCGCGCGCCGACGGCTTCTTCCTTGAGATCGTCCAGCGGCAGGGCAACTATGCGGGCTATGGCGCGCCCAATGCCCCGTTCCGCATCGCCGCGCAGAAACGCGCCGCCCGTCCTGCCGGAATGCCGCGCCACTAGCGTCGCGGCGGCCGCGGCTCACAGGCGTCAGCGCAGCGCGACGTTGCGCAGCAGCTGGATCTGCGTGACCGTCTCGACCACCCGATAGGTGGTCGCGCGGTTGCGATGCAGCACCGTGAGCGAGGTCAAGCCACCCACCGTTTCGTGCGTTTCAAAGTCCGTGTCGCGGTCGAAATCGATGGCCCGCGGTTGCAGCGTGTCGGGATCGGTCAGGATCATTCGGGGCATGGCATGTCCGTCTTCGCAAAGGCTGGGCACTGTCGGTCGGCGCAGGTAAACTGCATCGTTCATCCTTTGGTTGCATCATGCCAGCCCGGATCAGCCGATTTTCGCCGCTGCCCGATCCTTGGACAGATCAATAGGTGACCGTGACCACGACGGTATCGGAATAGGCACCGGGCGGGGGCGTCGGCTGCGGGGGCACGCGGCCATGGACCGTCACGGCGCGCGAGACCCCGGTCCCCGCATCCGTCGTGGCCAGGCCGTCCGCGATCAGCCCCCATGGCTGCGTCCGGGCCGCATCGCGATACAGTTGATAGCCCACGCGATGTCCCGCCAGATCGCGCATCTGCCGGCCGCCGATCCCCGCCGCCTGCAACCCGTGACCCAGCCCCAGGCTGTAGCTGGTTCCCGCGGTGCAGGTCACGCGGACCTGGCTGGTCGCATCGACCGGTCGATCCAGCAGGCCATGCTGGCCAAAGTCCAGATCGTCGGCGACGACGCGGCAGTTCGGGCGGACCTGGGCCTGCACGCCAAAGGTGAAGCCCGTCACGCGCGTGTCGCATCCGAGCACGCTGCAGGCCCTTGTCGTGGCGCGGACATCCAACGGCTGACGCGAAAATGTCGCGCTGTAGGCACCCGGAACGGCCGCGTTCTGCGCGCCGGGGACGCGGGCATAGACCGGCACGTTCATGCCCGTCGTCGTCAGCAGCGACAGGACCGAGCTGCCCGTCAGGACCACGGGCTGCCCGCCATGCGTTCCCTGACTTCCTCCGAAGATCGTGGTGTGGGTCGGTTTCTGGTACAGGTCATAGGCCAGGCTGCTGCCCGACGGCCCCCCAAGGCGGCGCAGGCTGCCGAACAGACCCGCCGAACCGTCGCCCAGTTCGATCGTCACCGTGATCGAGGTCAGCAGCCCAAGGAAGGTCGAGCAGTTGACCGCGATGTTGCCCGTGGCGGTGGTCGGGCTGCTGCCCAGGACATCGACGGGCCCCAGCACGATGTTGCTGGCCGAGAAGGTGCAGCTTTGCGCCCGGGCCGGAGCGGCCAACCCAAGGGCCAGCAGACCTGCGATCAGGAACAGCAGGATGGCACGCTGGAAGGGGGCAGGGGTCATAGGCAGGGCACCTTCTGCAGATGGGTCAGCACACCGGGTTCGTCGACATAGGCGACCTCGGCGCGGCAGCGCCGCCCGTCGGGATAGGACACCGCGATCACGTTGGTCTCCTGCATGCCGGACAGGAACGTCTCTCCGTCAAATCCGACCAGGTTGTCGCCGCCGTCATCGTTCAGCACCACCCGTCCCCCGACCTCCAGCGGCTGGCCCTGGCCGTCGACCAGCCCGATCAGCGCCTCGCGCGTGCTGGTCTGCACGCCGAAGGTGACCGTCGCCCCCGACCGGTGGGCCGGGCGGACGACCCGCTGCGTGGCATCGGCGGCCGCATCCAGCGGCAGCCCAAGCGGGTCGATGGAGATCGCGTTGCCCTCGTAGGCGCGCAGGTCGGGAACCAGGATGCGGCCCGACCGCCCGGTGCGGCCGACGGTGCGATTTTCGGCGCTGACCTCGACCCCGGGGGCGCCGGCATCGACGACGGCAAAGGCGTCCTGGACCGGGCGCGATAGGAAGACGCCGCCGCCCGACGCGACGATGGCACCGTCGACCCGCAGGCCCACGGCCTGGGCGCCCGACTGGCTGCGCGCCGCGACCTCGACCCGACCCAGCTGGTTCTCGTATCCCGCATCGGCCCGGATCGAGCGCCCGTCCCCCTGGTCCGCCTGCACCCGCCAGTTCCAGCGCGGAATGTCGCCCGCGCTTTGACCGCTGATCTGCGCATAGTGACGCCATCCGCCCTGGCGGCGTTCGGACTGCATCCCGGCATAATGCCGGGTTCCCAGGGGGATCTGCAGCTGGACCCCCGCGGTCGTGTCGCGCCGCGATCCGCGCAGCGATGTCGCGCTCAGCGTCACGCTGCTGTCGCCCCACAGCCTCCGGCTGAAGGACAGGCCCAGGGCGGTTTCGCGTGCGACCGAACCGGGCGCACGGATGTCGGAAAGAAACAGGCTGGCGCCGCTGCCGATCCGGCTGTCCAGCGGCATCGCCAGGCTGACCTGGGCGATCTGGCGGGGAAAGTCGTATCGGTCGGTGCGCGCGCCCCGCGGGGTGGCCGACACGGCGGCGACGTCATCGAACCGCCCCTGGGTCCGCATCAGGCGGCCTGACAGGGCGGCGGACCCGATCGACAGGCTGGTCGACAGATCCAGCAGCGCGCCGCTGCCCCTGTCGGACCGGCTGTCGGCCAGGCCAAGGCTGGCCGTGCCCAGATGGCCGATCCGGACCACCGCCCCCGCCCCCGCCATCTGCAGGCCGCGCCCCCCTTCGGCATGGGCCGACAGGGTCAGCGCGTCGGTCACGCCATAGCGCAGCGTGCCCACGCCGAAGATGTCGTCGCCATAGCGATCGCCTGGCGTACCGATGCCCAGCCTGGGCCGCCCCACGGACAGCGCGAAATCGGCAAGCCCCGGTTTCAGCAGCAGGTCCGACATCAGGAAGGGCAGATCGACTTGCGTCTCGCGGCCCGTCACGTCGCGCACGACGACGCGCGCCACCCCCGACCCCCCGCTCAAGGGCAGGTCGCGGATGCTGAACGGGCCGGCGGGCACC is a window from the Paracoccus marcusii genome containing:
- a CDS encoding tripartite tricarboxylate transporter substrate binding protein produces the protein MRHFVYGAAVVLGLAMPAMAEYPERDIQGIIQWGAGGSTDTVSRSVTPHAEEILGAKVILQNVTGGVGAIGLNQADRADADGYTLLFGAENPLLYKVMGLGEKDYSDFVPINVIARGIPILVAQPDAPFDTFPEMIAYINENPGEVRFGSTGPGGLPSVVTAMINDKTPIEVTAVPYDGDGPALTALQGGAIDVMPAVLGAALEPVRAGNLKAIAIFDTEGVPQLPDVPAITDTNPEFADLLPWGPFFGIFVKAGTPDDIVAKLTDAYGQATQNADFLSMMEGRGFRMLSLTGAEAQEFLDGWQSQTAWILYDAEIAKNSPEDFGISRP
- a CDS encoding tripartite tricarboxylate transporter TctB family protein, producing MEPTPKRRPGELVFNIAVMLASFGLLYSAYGISGFEALSAPGAVPMATTAIMAVCAIIILVQTLRKGTGGGQTVAADILPLIVIVTIAMIAAYAVLLRPLGFLPTSVLFLLVMIRFLSRRGWGFCLVVSVGTVFVIWIIFRLIFAVLMPQGIIPEGRIVSAITSLF
- a CDS encoding tripartite tricarboxylate transporter permease, which codes for MDILSNLLIPIVNLDLLMLIAVGTFAGIYVGAIPGLSVTMAVSILISFTFSWEVYPALALMIGIYMGGVYGGSRTAILLNIPGAPSAIATALDGFPMAQQGRAGEAIGIVTVVSFIGGFIGIFALGAFAPLLSDFAIGFQPRDFMLLAIMGILLVGSLSGDSLVKGIFAGALGIGVGAVGMDPLTIQDRFVFGISELRGGISFVAVMIGLFGVSEALIQLHSIHTPAVRQKITGIIPSWSKVRRHLPLGLQTSTIGTVVGALPGTGGDIAALMAYDHAKRVTRNPETPFGKGAIEGLVAPESANNAAVGGAFIPMLTLGIPGDAVTAIMIGALFIHGLNPGPMLMIEQPDMFWFIVSSLALANVFMLIFGLTGIRLFVRIVELPRTVLLPVIMVLSIVGAYAVNNSLTDVYWMLGFGVLGYFMRLYGYPLAPIILGVILSRLLDDNWRRAIISEREDFGAMMMGIFTSPLSLCLFLAVVMILVTNTPWWARRRARKA
- a CDS encoding shikimate dehydrogenase family protein; translated protein: MKDLTMTDTILLGLIGDNIAASQSPRLHRLAGLQNGRRVRYDSLIPAVEGLDFDALFARCAAGGYRGINVTYPYKEVVAGRLRIDDPLVRAIGACNTVLFDPEGPRGFNTDYSGFVAAYRRVRGERAPGAVLMIGAGGVGRAVAFGLIALGATEIRLADRDAAKADGLADALRRAAPGLVVRTGTDAAALAPGAQGLINCTPVGMVGYGGTPLPADLMMGAEWVFDAVYTPVDTPFLRDAGAAGLDVISGYELFVGQGVDAWAIFTGLPLEEVRLRDDLAAGRDAP
- a CDS encoding bifunctional sugar phosphate isomerase/epimerase/4-hydroxyphenylpyruvate dioxygenase family protein, encoding MKTSIATVSLSGSLTAKLAAIAEAGFDGIEIFEQDFLASDFTPAEVGRMVRDHGLEITLFQPFRDFEGLPEPHRSRALARAERKFDLMNQLGTDLMLVCSTVHPAAIGGIDRMARDFRDLGDLAARHGIRVGFEALCWGRFVNDHRDAWEVVRRADHPNVGLILDSFHTLARRIDPASIRAIPGDRIFFVQLADAPAIDMDLLYWSRHYRNMPGEGDLDVTSFMQAVAATGYAGPLSLEIFNDQFRSGLPRMVAKDGHRSLIALMDQVRRVEPAAAPDLPRFPAPAPVERIEYIEFATSAAEAPALETLLSSLGFAAGGRHVSKPVTVWRQGGVNVLVNSDPSGFAHSAYVTHGTTVSEIALMVPDARAAYQRATALLARPLVQETPPGQLAIPAIRGVSGNVIRLLDATSDLAGIWQVDFRATPAQAGAGITGIDHIGQTMAYDEMLSWSLFYTSIFDAQKAPMVDVVDPDGLVRSRAVRSGGLRVTLNGADARHTLAGRFIEDSFGASVQHVAFASDDLFATAAALAERGFATLRIGANYYDDIQARFGLDQGFVDRMQAASIMYDEDEGGQFFQLYSEPRADGFFLEIVQRQGNYAGYGAPNAPFRIAAQKRAARPAGMPRH
- a CDS encoding spore coat U domain-containing protein, producing MTPAPFQRAILLFLIAGLLALGLAAPARAQSCTFSASNIVLGPVDVLGSSPTTATGNIAVNCSTFLGLLTSITVTIELGDGSAGLFGSLRRLGGPSGSSLAYDLYQKPTHTTIFGGSQGTHGGQPVVLTGSSVLSLLTTTGMNVPVYARVPGAQNAAVPGAYSATFSRQPLDVRATTRACSVLGCDTRVTGFTFGVQAQVRPNCRVVADDLDFGQHGLLDRPVDATSQVRVTCTAGTSYSLGLGHGLQAAGIGGRQMRDLAGHRVGYQLYRDAARTQPWGLIADGLATTDAGTGVSRAVTVHGRVPPQPTPPPGAYSDTVVVTVTY
- a CDS encoding fimbria/pilus outer membrane usher protein → MTVLASLCCGPAGAQDIPPPEAGQDLYLEVFVNGQPRNLIARFTDMGDGVLSADAEDLRTSGILAGDAVTGEVRLDQIPGLGWRLVAPDQTIRFIVPPDIAAPHELDAGTLAEDTPPGNDAGPAVDQGYGVVLNYGLNVETWRGDAGAGGQLVSGSVDGRLFMPLGVLNHAFVVAPDGDGSHRYRRLETSWRSSFPGRAMQVQVGDIASRGPSWARPVRMGGAMVERNFGLQPDLVTIPLAGFEGSAALPSTVEVFSDSIRAYSAEVPAGPFSIRDLPLSGGSGVARVVVRDVTGRETQVDLPFLMSDLLLKPGLADFALSVGRPRLGIGTPGDRYGDDIFGVGTLRYGVTDALTLSAHAEGGRGLQMAGAGAVVRIGHLGTASLGLADSRSDRGSGALLDLSTSLSIGSAALSGRLMRTQGRFDDVAAVSATPRGARTDRYDFPRQIAQVSLAMPLDSRIGSGASLFLSDIRAPGSVARETALGLSFSRRLWGDSSVTLSATSLRGSRRDTTAGVQLQIPLGTRHYAGMQSERRQGGWRHYAQISGQSAGDIPRWNWRVQADQGDGRSIRADAGYENQLGRVEVAARSQSGAQAVGLRVDGAIVASGGGVFLSRPVQDAFAVVDAGAPGVEVSAENRTVGRTGRSGRILVPDLRAYEGNAISIDPLGLPLDAAADATQRVVRPAHRSGATVTFGVQTSTREALIGLVDGQGQPLEVGGRVVLNDDGGDNLVGFDGETFLSGMQETNVIAVSYPDGRRCRAEVAYVDEPGVLTHLQKVPCL